A genomic region of Nostoc sp. UHCC 0702 contains the following coding sequences:
- a CDS encoding SDR family NAD(P)-dependent oxidoreductase: protein MQAHPEPLAKPQLSELAGLVLITEDSLSVATLVAQALQQKGATPVILAKQELQDLETITKTVAAVRQQHGTVTGIIHLAPLDVQPIPKTLVQWRQATQLHAKSLFYLLHLCATDLQKSGRVLAASGLGGYFGRVANSKSILPTGGASTGLLKTLAAEWNGVQAKAVDFDCSQTAANIAERVVQELLLPGGRSEVGYPQGNRTIFRTVPAAFAPTPDTDAWIPTADAVVLATGGARGITAEIVADLAAYGLTLIVTGQSSLAGAELEITKGITSVSQLRQLLIKQGQQQNLTLTPVQIERQLQTLLRDRTIRQNLEKFQQLGAKVEYLPTDVRDDQAFGNLIDGIYKRYGRLDAVIHGAGIIEDKLIADKHADSFDRVFDTKADSAFILSRHLRPESLKLLVFFTSVAGRYGNRGQADYAAANELVNRLAWQLHHQWSIARVVAINWGPWDTTGMASEAVKRQFRERGIIPIPLDAGRQFFAAELQKGRKSEVEVIAGDGPWEAYEAQQEQISQLPNDSSTATTPFPPEDYCLGSRGAGVQGCRGEKMASVILQREGSKFVLLSEQPQLQPNSTVTLDYTLSIDRDPYLQDHRLDGKPVMPATGALEWIAEFVQAGWPEWTVTQVQNLRVLRGLVLETSGERNIRLQARAASHADAESLEVSAEIIDPERNLPFYRATVILRPAPETPPIIDMQWLDTHKGLDPHIAYRDYLFHGCQFQLITAINSLNEQGIDALVTPSQISGWKPLLSKQARWLFDPGLLDTAPQLAIVWARLHRHTTALPSCLGSVIRYDCANIQSPLRLAFRVTQVNDHNLTYDALFFDHSGKVRLQMQQIESTCNSALNRLAIHP from the coding sequence ATGCAGGCTCACCCTGAGCCTTTAGCAAAACCACAATTGTCAGAACTGGCTGGACTAGTCCTGATTACTGAAGACTCACTCTCGGTTGCGACCCTCGTCGCCCAAGCTCTGCAACAAAAAGGAGCTACTCCTGTGATCTTAGCGAAACAGGAACTCCAAGACCTAGAAACTATCACCAAAACTGTGGCAGCAGTGCGGCAACAGCACGGAACCGTAACTGGTATAATTCATCTAGCTCCTTTGGATGTCCAGCCAATACCCAAAACTCTCGTACAATGGCGGCAAGCCACCCAACTCCACGCCAAGAGTTTATTTTACCTGCTGCATTTGTGTGCCACTGATTTGCAAAAGTCTGGTCGAGTTTTAGCAGCTTCCGGCTTGGGTGGCTACTTTGGTCGTGTAGCAAATAGCAAGTCTATTTTACCTACTGGTGGTGCTAGCACTGGGTTGCTGAAAACTTTGGCTGCGGAATGGAATGGAGTGCAGGCGAAGGCAGTTGATTTTGATTGCAGTCAGACTGCGGCTAATATAGCTGAACGAGTAGTCCAAGAATTATTATTACCCGGTGGTCGTTCCGAAGTCGGCTATCCCCAAGGTAATCGCACTATCTTCCGCACAGTTCCAGCAGCTTTTGCACCCACACCTGATACCGATGCTTGGATACCAACTGCTGATGCTGTAGTTTTGGCAACGGGAGGCGCAAGAGGAATTACCGCCGAAATTGTTGCTGACCTAGCAGCTTACGGATTAACGCTGATTGTCACAGGACAATCATCACTAGCAGGGGCAGAATTAGAGATCACCAAGGGAATTACCTCAGTATCTCAGTTACGGCAGCTATTGATTAAGCAAGGTCAGCAACAAAATTTAACTCTGACACCTGTACAGATTGAGCGACAACTGCAAACATTATTACGCGATCGCACGATTCGCCAAAACTTAGAGAAGTTCCAACAATTGGGAGCAAAAGTAGAATACCTGCCCACTGATGTCAGAGATGATCAAGCTTTTGGTAATTTGATCGATGGTATATACAAACGCTACGGTCGCTTAGATGCTGTGATTCACGGTGCAGGCATTATTGAAGACAAATTAATTGCCGACAAACATGCTGACTCTTTCGACCGAGTTTTTGATACCAAAGCTGATAGTGCTTTTATTCTCAGTCGTCATCTTAGACCAGAATCCCTAAAGTTGCTAGTTTTCTTCACTTCCGTCGCCGGACGCTACGGTAATCGGGGACAGGCAGACTATGCTGCTGCCAATGAACTAGTCAACAGATTAGCGTGGCAGTTACATCATCAGTGGTCAATTGCACGGGTAGTAGCAATCAATTGGGGGCCTTGGGATACCACTGGTATGGCTTCTGAAGCAGTTAAACGCCAATTCCGAGAGCGAGGTATTATCCCCATTCCTCTAGATGCAGGTCGGCAGTTCTTTGCAGCCGAGTTGCAGAAGGGACGGAAATCAGAAGTAGAGGTGATTGCTGGTGATGGCCCTTGGGAAGCTTACGAAGCACAACAGGAACAAATATCCCAGTTGCCAAATGACTCTTCAACTGCAACTACTCCTTTTCCGCCCGAAGATTACTGTTTAGGCAGCAGGGGTGCAGGGGTGCAGGGGTGCAGGGGAGAAAAAATGGCATCGGTCATCTTACAACGGGAAGGGAGTAAGTTTGTGCTGTTGTCTGAGCAACCCCAACTACAGCCAAATAGCACCGTAACCCTAGATTATACCCTCTCAATTGACCGTGACCCCTACCTACAAGACCACCGCTTAGACGGTAAGCCAGTCATGCCGGCAACAGGTGCGCTGGAGTGGATAGCCGAGTTTGTCCAAGCGGGTTGGCCTGAGTGGACAGTCACACAAGTGCAAAACTTGCGGGTATTACGTGGGTTAGTGCTAGAAACATCTGGGGAACGAAACATCCGCTTGCAAGCACGGGCTGCTAGCCATGCTGATGCTGAGTCTTTAGAAGTAAGTGCAGAAATCATCGATCCAGAACGAAATCTGCCTTTCTATCGGGCAACTGTCATCCTCCGACCAGCCCCAGAAACACCACCGATCATAGATATGCAGTGGTTGGACACCCACAAAGGACTTGATCCACATATTGCTTACCGCGACTATTTGTTTCACGGTTGCCAATTTCAATTAATCACAGCAATTAATAGTTTGAATGAACAAGGCATTGATGCTCTAGTTACACCCAGCCAGATATCTGGGTGGAAACCCTTGCTGAGTAAGCAAGCCCGATGGCTGTTTGACCCTGGATTGTTGGATACGGCTCCACAACTAGCGATTGTTTGGGCAAGGTTGCATCGGCATACTACAGCTTTACCATCCTGTCTGGGTAGCGTTATCCGCTATGACTGTGCTAACATCCAAAGCCCTCTGCGCCTGGCTTTCCGAGTTACCCAAGTCAATGACCATAACCTGACATACGATGCACTTTTCTTTGATCACAGTGGCAAAGTGCGCCTGCAAATGCAACAGATTGAAAGTACTTGTAACTCTGCCCTCAATCGCCTAGCTATTCACCCATGA
- a CDS encoding acyltransferase domain-containing protein, with product MLSFTCISINPIELQYPGITSAVIQAGGIGILDREFCIDSGLRQAIENLDKLIKIVSRKEALGLRLRGEQIASSKELLERLCHYPHWLILAGWQVESLTQIIASLPPGQPRKILLEVTEVAQVQTLNQQQLSEIAGFIARGHESGGWVGEDSAFILLQKLLAIQTRPVYVQGGIGIHTAAACRAAGASGVVLDDQLWLMPESPLPESWQTSLKNLNGQEAIAIGERLGKSCRVLSRPGFSAIPALQKLAQQIELATDITGGIENWQQQAQPLIGWGEPGTVAWPMGQTVGLAAELRDRYQTTGRFVQALLQESENHLKIAQKQQPLKAGSPLAIAHRTQYPIVQGPMTRVSDTAEFANAVSQSGGLPMLALALMRGQQVRSLLQKTQELLGDRSWGVGILGFVSQAIREEQIAAVNEIKPPLALIAGGRPDQAAKFEAQGIATYIHVPSPRLLKMFLEQGAKRFVFEGRECGGHVGPLSSFVLWESMITTLLDDVPTGKEAEIHVLFAGGIHDARSAAMVSAMAAPLVERGMRIGVLMGTAYLFTEEAVACGAILPGFQQQALACSRTINLETGPGHASRCAITPFAQEFYATRRQMLAAGSPAEDIKNTLEELTLGRLRIASKGLTRGTDGQLVNVDTACQQKDGMYMIGQVATLRDRVCSIGDLHRDISQGSTNLLMNASRSQPAQLNSQSPPPADIAIIGIGTLLPQAENPETFWSNILRKVDAITEIPSHRWDWRLYYDSDRHTKDKIYSKWGGFIDDVPFDPLRYGIPPKSLKSIEPMQLLALEVVRRALVDAGYESGKFDREHTSVILGAGGGIADLGQQYAMRSEIPRFIESPSNKVWDRLPEWTEESFPGLLLNVIAGRIANRFDFGGSNYTVDAACASSLAAVDLAVQELESGRSHVAIAGGIDTVQSPFAFFCFSKTQALSPRGRSRSFDQSADGIAISEGLAVIVLKRLADAERDGDRIYAVIKAVAGSSDGKALGMTAPLPAGQMRALNRAYRKAGFSPNTLALYEAHGTGTPAGDKAELETIVNTLVNNQAGSKSCAIGSVKSMVGHTKASAGIVGLVKTALALHHQVIPPHMQVENPLSAITDPQSPVYLSKEAKPWLAHPDYPRRAGVSAFGFGGTNFHAVLEEYQGSVAQPILGARDFPCELLVFRAADQSSLLQELYSLQTALADGAQPRLADLAFTYAQQAQAQMHHHAYAGIVVNSLSQLREALKIAIAYLENQTTELLPPHIQISLTAAGNEQPLVFLFPGQGSQYPDMVREIGLYFGEMRAAIEFADRYLQTNFPKRLSQYIYPPSAYSQEAEKQNQMQLTDTQVAQPAIGAIEAGFMDLVARLGIKPAMTAGHSYGEYAALHCAGVLSREDFFTLSATRGRVMAAACAASEGAMAAVQMAKEELLVQIKGVDKVLIANHNAPLQAVISGEKQQVQQVVDSLNATGVLARMLPVAGAFHSALVTSAQIAMAAPINAAKIQPPQIPVYANATARPYDTEATAIRQQLAEHILSAVNFVGQINNMYSSGARVFIELGPKSVLTNLVSQTLAGKKFTAVSLDGQGGGLRGFLIALGSLINCGVKMQLTALYEGRDVKSLDLSRLVELTSQPTLPKTTWLVNGGSVRPADAAVGYSGKEPPLNWETAVQKNSQSLPTQLTVTTNSEITPRTIVEEYSNSSLTPSGIVPKNVVKEATDMELFGTATVAHGDIGNGAVIAEFSTPNLTSVPVASRLVSQSSEKSNGNQPVVNGNAIQTPLERTLQNNSVFMSTNSLTSNTVSLPTEVAGLSTTEATALQAYQSYQQTMQQFLSLQEQVMDRFLNCIQSNPTIHPVATATPNSSLITHNGNGNGHSQHNGKNGHSQHNGHTETLATVIATKPVHDSEVKTSSNPEPIATVPALEVAPVQLNTAPVNLSVAVTKNAQTTVSPASERASLTQTLVQLVSDRTGYPPEMLGLDQDLEAELGIDSIKRVEILGALQKSLLQPLATTVQEQMESLTRMKSLNGIVEQLLQGSPATLTAPVVSASVNSQANSLIDRTSLTQTLVQLVSDRTGYPPEMLGLDQDLEAELGIDSIKRVEILGALQKSLPQPLATTVQEQMESLTRVKSLNSLIKQVLNITELRETVPLGKS from the coding sequence GTGCTTTCATTTACATGTATATCTATTAATCCAATCGAATTACAATATCCAGGCATCACATCTGCTGTCATTCAAGCGGGTGGTATCGGAATTTTAGATAGAGAATTTTGTATTGACAGTGGCTTGAGACAGGCTATTGAGAATTTAGACAAACTGATTAAAATAGTTAGCCGGAAAGAAGCATTAGGGTTGCGATTAAGGGGGGAGCAAATTGCTAGCAGCAAAGAACTTTTAGAACGTCTTTGCCATTATCCCCACTGGTTGATTCTTGCAGGTTGGCAAGTGGAATCACTGACACAAATAATTGCTTCTTTGCCACCAGGACAGCCCCGCAAAATATTATTGGAAGTTACAGAGGTTGCACAAGTACAGACTTTGAATCAGCAACAACTATCAGAGATTGCTGGTTTTATTGCTCGCGGACACGAGAGCGGCGGATGGGTGGGAGAAGATTCAGCTTTTATCTTGTTGCAAAAACTGCTCGCCATCCAGACACGCCCAGTTTATGTGCAAGGTGGTATTGGTATTCATACCGCCGCAGCTTGTCGGGCTGCTGGTGCTAGTGGGGTAGTTTTAGACGATCAGTTATGGCTGATGCCAGAATCACCCTTACCCGAATCTTGGCAAACATCGTTGAAAAATCTGAATGGACAAGAAGCGATCGCAATTGGTGAAAGACTGGGTAAAAGTTGTCGAGTATTATCACGCCCAGGATTCTCAGCAATTCCAGCCTTACAAAAACTTGCCCAGCAGATTGAATTGGCAACAGATATAACAGGTGGTATTGAGAATTGGCAACAGCAAGCACAACCGTTAATTGGTTGGGGAGAACCAGGAACAGTAGCTTGGCCAATGGGACAGACCGTAGGATTAGCAGCCGAGTTACGCGATCGCTACCAAACCACAGGTAGATTTGTACAGGCATTACTTCAAGAGAGTGAAAACCATCTCAAAATTGCTCAAAAACAACAACCACTCAAAGCAGGATCACCCCTAGCAATTGCCCACCGCACTCAATATCCCATCGTTCAAGGCCCGATGACACGGGTAAGCGATACCGCTGAATTTGCTAATGCCGTATCTCAAAGTGGCGGACTACCGATGCTGGCTTTAGCATTGATGCGGGGACAGCAAGTGCGGTCATTACTGCAAAAAACTCAAGAATTGTTAGGCGATCGCTCTTGGGGAGTCGGCATTTTGGGGTTTGTATCCCAAGCAATCCGAGAAGAACAAATTGCTGCGGTCAACGAAATCAAACCTCCCTTGGCACTCATAGCTGGAGGACGACCCGATCAAGCTGCCAAGTTTGAAGCTCAAGGAATTGCCACCTATATCCACGTTCCCTCACCCCGGCTTTTAAAAATGTTCCTAGAGCAAGGGGCGAAGCGTTTTGTCTTTGAAGGTCGGGAATGTGGCGGTCACGTCGGCCCGTTAAGTAGCTTTGTCCTTTGGGAAAGCATGATTACTACTCTGTTGGATGATGTACCAACAGGTAAAGAAGCAGAAATTCATGTTTTGTTTGCAGGCGGAATTCATGATGCCCGTTCAGCAGCGATGGTCAGCGCTATGGCTGCACCTTTGGTAGAACGAGGAATGCGTATCGGTGTGCTAATGGGAACTGCATACTTATTTACAGAAGAAGCAGTTGCTTGTGGAGCAATTCTTCCTGGCTTCCAACAGCAAGCTCTTGCTTGTAGCCGCACCATTAACTTAGAAACGGGGCCTGGTCATGCTAGTCGCTGTGCCATTACTCCCTTTGCTCAAGAATTTTATGCTACCCGCCGCCAAATGTTAGCAGCAGGTAGCCCAGCAGAAGACATTAAAAATACACTTGAGGAACTGACTTTAGGACGTTTGCGGATTGCTTCTAAAGGTTTGACGCGAGGCACAGATGGCCAGTTAGTCAATGTAGATACAGCTTGCCAACAAAAAGACGGTATGTACATGATTGGTCAAGTAGCAACCCTCCGCGATCGAGTTTGCTCTATTGGCGATTTGCACCGAGATATTTCTCAAGGCAGTACTAACTTGTTAATGAATGCTTCTCGCTCTCAACCAGCACAATTAAATTCTCAGTCACCACCCCCCGCAGACATAGCCATCATTGGCATTGGTACTTTATTACCCCAAGCAGAGAATCCAGAAACTTTCTGGTCAAACATTCTCCGTAAGGTTGATGCAATTACAGAAATTCCTTCCCACCGATGGGATTGGCGACTTTACTACGACAGCGATCGCCATACCAAAGACAAAATCTATTCTAAGTGGGGGGGTTTTATCGATGATGTCCCCTTCGACCCACTGCGATATGGGATTCCGCCTAAATCCCTCAAGTCAATTGAGCCGATGCAATTACTAGCACTGGAGGTAGTGCGAAGGGCATTAGTAGATGCTGGATATGAGTCAGGTAAATTTGACCGTGAACATACATCAGTGATATTAGGGGCTGGTGGCGGGATTGCAGACTTAGGGCAGCAGTATGCCATGCGTTCCGAAATTCCTCGCTTTATTGAATCTCCTAGTAATAAGGTTTGGGATCGTTTACCAGAGTGGACAGAGGAATCTTTCCCAGGATTGTTACTCAATGTGATTGCTGGTCGCATCGCCAATCGCTTTGATTTCGGCGGTTCTAATTATACCGTCGATGCCGCTTGCGCTTCTTCCCTCGCAGCCGTTGATCTAGCAGTACAGGAGTTGGAAAGTGGTCGCAGTCATGTGGCGATCGCTGGTGGTATTGATACAGTGCAGAGTCCTTTTGCATTTTTCTGCTTCAGCAAAACTCAAGCACTTTCGCCCCGTGGTCGTTCTCGGAGTTTTGACCAATCTGCTGACGGAATTGCCATTAGTGAAGGTCTAGCAGTCATCGTCCTCAAACGATTAGCTGACGCCGAACGGGATGGCGATCGCATCTATGCAGTCATCAAGGCAGTAGCTGGATCTAGTGATGGTAAAGCTCTAGGCATGACCGCTCCCCTGCCAGCAGGACAGATGCGAGCCTTAAATCGTGCTTATCGCAAAGCTGGATTTTCGCCTAATACTCTGGCTTTGTACGAAGCTCATGGAACTGGTACCCCAGCAGGAGATAAAGCAGAATTAGAAACAATTGTCAATACTTTAGTCAACAATCAAGCTGGTAGTAAATCTTGTGCCATTGGTTCAGTTAAAAGCATGGTTGGTCATACCAAAGCTAGTGCTGGCATTGTTGGTTTAGTGAAAACTGCTCTAGCACTGCATCATCAAGTTATTCCTCCTCATATGCAAGTGGAAAATCCACTTTCAGCAATCACCGATCCTCAAAGCCCCGTATATTTGTCAAAAGAAGCCAAACCTTGGTTAGCTCATCCAGATTATCCTCGCCGTGCTGGAGTCAGTGCTTTTGGTTTTGGAGGTACAAACTTCCATGCAGTCTTAGAAGAATATCAAGGGAGCGTCGCCCAGCCAATATTAGGTGCAAGAGATTTTCCTTGTGAATTGTTGGTTTTTCGGGCAGCAGATCAGTCTAGCTTGTTACAAGAACTATATAGCTTGCAAACTGCTTTAGCGGATGGAGCGCAACCAAGATTAGCAGACTTGGCTTTTACCTATGCACAGCAAGCCCAAGCACAAATGCACCATCACGCTTATGCAGGTATTGTCGTCAACAGCTTGTCACAGTTGCGAGAAGCATTAAAAATAGCGATCGCTTATCTAGAAAATCAAACTACTGAATTACTACCACCTCATATCCAAATTAGTTTGACAGCAGCAGGAAATGAGCAACCATTAGTATTTTTATTTCCCGGTCAAGGTTCTCAGTATCCCGACATGGTGCGAGAAATTGGGCTTTACTTTGGGGAAATGCGTGCAGCAATTGAGTTTGCGGATCGGTATCTACAAACCAATTTTCCCAAGCGTTTGAGCCAATACATCTATCCTCCCAGTGCCTACTCACAAGAGGCAGAAAAACAAAACCAAATGCAGCTGACCGATACTCAGGTAGCTCAACCAGCTATCGGTGCCATCGAAGCCGGATTTATGGATTTAGTTGCTCGCTTAGGAATCAAACCAGCGATGACAGCAGGTCACAGTTATGGCGAGTATGCAGCTCTCCACTGTGCCGGTGTCCTCTCTAGAGAAGACTTTTTCACCTTATCAGCAACCCGTGGGCGAGTCATGGCAGCTGCCTGTGCTGCTTCTGAAGGTGCAATGGCAGCAGTGCAGATGGCTAAAGAGGAGTTACTAGTTCAGATCAAAGGCGTTGACAAAGTATTAATTGCCAATCATAATGCCCCCTTGCAGGCAGTCATTTCTGGTGAAAAACAACAGGTACAACAGGTTGTAGACTCACTCAATGCCACAGGAGTGCTTGCCCGGATGCTGCCGGTAGCAGGTGCATTCCATTCAGCACTAGTCACTTCTGCCCAAATAGCAATGGCTGCTCCCATTAATGCTGCCAAGATACAGCCACCTCAAATTCCTGTTTATGCCAATGCCACTGCTCGTCCTTATGATACTGAAGCAACGGCAATTCGTCAGCAGCTAGCCGAACACATACTTAGCGCAGTAAATTTCGTTGGTCAAATCAACAATATGTATAGTAGTGGGGCCAGAGTCTTTATTGAACTCGGCCCCAAGAGTGTCCTGACCAATCTCGTTAGCCAAACACTTGCAGGTAAAAAATTCACTGCTGTTTCCTTAGATGGACAAGGTGGGGGGTTACGTGGTTTCTTAATTGCTTTAGGAAGCTTAATTAACTGTGGCGTGAAGATGCAGTTAACAGCCCTTTATGAAGGACGAGATGTTAAGAGTCTTGACTTGTCGCGGCTAGTGGAACTGACAAGTCAGCCAACACTGCCGAAAACCACCTGGTTAGTCAATGGTGGTAGTGTCAGACCAGCAGATGCTGCTGTCGGCTATTCAGGAAAAGAACCACCTCTGAATTGGGAAACTGCTGTTCAAAAAAATTCCCAGTCCTTGCCTACTCAGTTAACAGTTACTACAAATTCCGAAATTACTCCTAGAACTATTGTTGAAGAATATAGTAATAGCTCTTTAACCCCGTCTGGAATAGTTCCAAAAAATGTTGTCAAAGAAGCTACTGATATGGAATTATTTGGAACAGCTACAGTTGCTCATGGAGATATTGGCAATGGAGCAGTGATTGCAGAATTCTCAACCCCAAACCTGACCTCAGTCCCAGTAGCTTCCCGTCTAGTTAGTCAGTCATCTGAGAAATCTAACGGAAACCAGCCAGTGGTTAATGGTAATGCTATACAAACACCTTTAGAAAGAACCCTACAAAATAATTCTGTGTTTATGTCTACCAATTCCCTCACCTCGAATACAGTTAGTCTTCCGACAGAAGTTGCAGGCTTATCAACAACAGAGGCAACAGCCTTACAAGCATACCAGTCCTACCAACAGACTATGCAGCAGTTTTTATCGCTGCAAGAGCAGGTAATGGATAGATTTTTGAACTGTATCCAGTCCAATCCCACAATCCATCCAGTTGCTACAGCCACACCTAATAGTTCTTTGATTACTCACAATGGCAATGGTAACGGTCACTCTCAACACAATGGTAAGAATGGTCACTCTCAACACAATGGGCATACTGAAACACTGGCGACTGTAATTGCAACCAAGCCCGTTCATGATTCGGAAGTCAAAACAAGCTCCAACCCTGAGCCAATAGCTACAGTCCCCGCGCTAGAAGTTGCACCTGTACAGCTAAATACTGCACCTGTAAATCTATCTGTTGCAGTGACTAAAAATGCTCAAACGACTGTCTCCCCTGCCTCAGAACGAGCTAGCCTAACTCAGACCTTAGTACAATTGGTGAGCGATCGCACCGGCTACCCACCAGAAATGCTAGGACTAGACCAGGATTTAGAAGCAGAACTGGGCATTGATTCAATCAAGCGAGTAGAAATTTTAGGAGCCTTACAAAAGAGCTTACTGCAACCATTAGCGACCACCGTGCAGGAACAAATGGAGAGCTTGACTCGCATGAAGTCGCTCAATGGAATTGTCGAACAATTGTTACAAGGTTCGCCTGCAACTTTGACTGCACCTGTAGTGTCTGCCTCTGTTAATTCACAAGCAAATTCTCTTATAGATCGAACCAGCTTAACTCAAACCTTAGTGCAACTGGTGAGCGATCGCACCGGCTACCCACCAGAAATGCTAGGACTAGACCAGGATTTAGAAGCAGAACTCGGCATTGATTCAATCAAGCGAGTAGAAATTTTAGGAGCCTTACAAAAGAGCTTACCGCAACCATTAGCGACCACCGTGCAGGAACAAATGGAGAGCTTGACCAGGGTAAAATCACTGAATAGTCTTATAAAACAAGTATTAAACATTACAGAATTAAGGGAGACTGTACCTCTGGGAAAGTCATAG
- the tnpB gene encoding IS200/IS605 family element transposase accessory protein TnpB produces MQKAFKVTLILNHNQEVLINKSIGCARFVYNHFLALKQELYLTEQKTLNYNACSQRLTLLKKEVEWLQEVDKFALQNSLRNLETAYKNFFADFKKIKGRKNVCFPKFKKKHGCKQSYKTNLTNGNIQVIENRLKLPKLGWVKFHKSQEITGKLVNVTVTRTSSDKYIASILCETEMERHSIVAQNIGLDLGINSYLVTSNGEVVDNPKYYRTQKRKLRKAHKKLSRTVKGSSNRVKAKIKLARTYERITNLRDDFLHKLSTRLIKENSIICIEDLRVTNMVKNHKLSLSISDASWSKFVTMLEYKALWHDRIVQKVGTFYPSSQTCNCCRFVNPLVKDLKLREWSCPQCSSYNLRDNNAALNILDEGLRLIAAVGIPEALNACRELVSPGSFQAEIVEAGIA; encoded by the coding sequence ATGCAGAAAGCGTTTAAAGTTACACTCATTCTTAACCACAACCAAGAAGTCTTAATTAATAAGAGTATTGGTTGTGCAAGGTTTGTGTATAACCACTTCCTAGCATTAAAACAAGAGTTATACCTCACCGAGCAAAAAACGTTAAACTATAATGCTTGTAGTCAGCGACTAACTCTACTCAAAAAAGAAGTCGAATGGCTCCAAGAGGTAGATAAGTTTGCCTTACAAAACTCACTTAGGAATTTAGAGACAGCATACAAAAACTTTTTTGCTGACTTCAAGAAAATTAAAGGTAGAAAAAACGTATGCTTTCCTAAATTCAAAAAGAAGCATGGGTGCAAGCAGTCTTACAAAACCAACCTGACTAATGGCAACATTCAGGTAATTGAGAATCGTTTAAAGCTTCCCAAGCTAGGATGGGTGAAGTTTCATAAATCTCAGGAAATTACTGGAAAACTTGTAAATGTTACTGTAACTCGTACTTCATCAGATAAATATATTGCTAGTATTCTGTGTGAAACAGAGATGGAGAGACACTCAATAGTGGCTCAAAATATTGGTTTAGACCTGGGAATTAATTCTTATCTTGTTACAAGCAATGGTGAAGTTGTAGATAATCCCAAATATTACCGGACTCAAAAAAGGAAGTTACGTAAAGCACACAAAAAACTATCCCGCACTGTAAAAGGTAGTAGTAATAGAGTCAAAGCAAAAATCAAGCTGGCTCGTACCTACGAACGTATTACGAATTTGAGAGATGACTTTCTACACAAACTTTCAACTCGCCTAATTAAAGAAAATAGTATTATCTGTATCGAAGATTTGCGAGTCACCAACATGGTTAAGAATCATAAATTATCTTTGAGTATTTCAGACGCTAGTTGGTCTAAGTTCGTTACCATGCTCGAATATAAAGCTTTATGGCATGACAGAATTGTGCAGAAAGTTGGTACGTTTTATCCTTCGTCTCAGACCTGTAATTGTTGTCGTTTTGTTAACCCATTAGTTAAAGATTTAAAGCTGCGCGAATGGTCTTGTCCACAATGTAGTAGTTACAACCTAAGAGACAATAATGCAGCTTTGAACATATTGGATGAGGGATTGAGATTAATAGCCGCCGTGGGTATCCCGGAGGCTCTAAACGCCTGTAGAGAACTTGTAAGTCCTGGATCTTTTCAGGCAGAGATCGTTGAAGCAGGAATCGCGTGA
- the tnpA gene encoding IS200/IS605 family transposase — MMEVKHGRGYVYAIEYHIVWCVKYRHKVLKDEIAEFLKEVLIETAIIYKFKVESLEVVEDHVHVLVSATPQHTIPNIVKMLKGISARKLFLKFPELKKKLWGGHLWNPSYFVSTVSENTEAQVKKYIENQNAESV; from the coding sequence ATTATGGAAGTAAAACACGGCAGAGGCTACGTTTACGCAATTGAATATCATATTGTATGGTGTGTTAAGTATAGACACAAGGTACTGAAGGATGAAATAGCTGAGTTCCTGAAAGAGGTTCTAATTGAGACGGCAATTATCTATAAATTTAAAGTCGAGAGTCTTGAGGTAGTAGAGGATCATGTTCATGTTTTAGTATCTGCAACGCCTCAGCACACTATTCCGAATATAGTCAAAATGCTAAAAGGAATATCAGCTAGAAAGCTATTTTTAAAATTTCCCGAACTCAAAAAAAAGTTGTGGGGAGGTCATCTTTGGAATCCTTCATATTTTGTAAGCACTGTTTCAGAAAATACAGAAGCACAAGTGAAGAAATACATAGAGAACCAAAATGCAGAAAGCGTTTAA
- a CDS encoding Nif11-like leader peptide family natural product precursor, which yields MTQQNAAQLLKAVKSNQALKDRLKATENPEAFIKIALESGYNFSKEELEREISQLSDEDLAAIVNPGWGTRRHIHPR from the coding sequence ATGACACAGCAAAATGCTGCCCAACTTTTGAAGGCTGTGAAGTCTAATCAAGCATTAAAAGATAGACTAAAAGCAACAGAGAACCCAGAAGCCTTTATTAAGATTGCTCTTGAGAGTGGCTATAACTTCTCAAAGGAAGAACTAGAGAGAGAAATTAGCCAATTATCAGATGAAGATTTGGCAGCCATTGTCAATCCAGGCTGGGGAACTAGACGACACATTCATCCTAGATAA